The Staphylococcus haemolyticus region GCTAGAAATGCTGATCAATGGATGAATACAGTAATCATTGATAAAGGAAATAAAGACGGTGTTAAATCAAATATGGCTGTAATGACAGCTGAAGGTTTAGTTGGAAGAGTAACGAAAGTTAACCAATTTTCAGCACAAGTAGACTTATTATCTACTAACACTAGAACAGGTAAATTGTCTGTTAACATTCAACACGATTCTAAAAATGTATTTGGTTTAATCGATCACTATGATAAAAAGAATCAAGAACTAATCATTGGCAATATCAATAATAAAAATAAGATTTCAAAAGGCGATAAGGTCGTAACTAGTGGGTTAGCCGATCAATTACCAAGTGATTTATACATAGGTGAAGTGACCAAAGTTGAAAATGATGAGTACGGATTAGCAAAAGAAGTTAGAGTTAAAACAGGCGCTAATTTATCCGATATTAGCCATATATATATCGCCAAAAAAGATCCTGACAATGCTTCCGATGAAAGCAGGGACAATTGATGAGAGTATTTTTGTACTTAATCGTTGGTGTAGTACTGTTTTACATTGACAGTATCATTGGACTTCTAATCCCAATGCATTTTGGTCATTTCGAGTTTAATTTTATTCCTCATTTAAT contains the following coding sequences:
- the mreC gene encoding rod shape-determining protein MreC; its protein translation is MQKFFKNNKLIVVFCAVIIFIALIGLSLRSHTQSPPEQYVGDSVSLGQRVVSYPVNFVTGAINNLFSSNKTTDNKKIKQLEAKNEKLEAENKDLKKELDMTDISKYDPISGAVIARNADQWMNTVIIDKGNKDGVKSNMAVMTAEGLVGRVTKVNQFSAQVDLLSTNTRTGKLSVNIQHDSKNVFGLIDHYDKKNQELIIGNINNKNKISKGDKVVTSGLADQLPSDLYIGEVTKVENDEYGLAKEVRVKTGANLSDISHIYIAKKDPDNASDESRDN